One genomic segment of Armatimonadia bacterium includes these proteins:
- a CDS encoding SGNH/GDSL hydrolase family protein, translating to MKRLLVSLILSMMVASMAAADQSPAPFQNGDVVCFIGDSITHSRKYHGYISLYYLTRFPERQIRFVNCGISGDSAGGGVARLDWDILPNRPKVVALMFGMNDVNRGLYGRANPDAKNLESREAALRNYEQNMTRLAADLQEQLHPRFILITPSPYDDTAQIEIENLYGVNDALGRCGEIGRKLAAQIGAGVVDFHGPMTALNQQEQKLNPHYTLIGPDRVHPLDVGQMVMAYLFLTAQQVPATVSTLALDGDAATVTTAENCTVTEARSLGGKLSFDCLEKSLPFPIDPAAQEALRLVPVEAKLDQQLLRVRFAADGKYRLSIDGTSVGEWTRDELAAGVNLALNTKTPQYQQAAKVMSVNEQRRTLEIRLRSLAQIQIMLRRAKVDEGNDEAINAYFTDYLEKSKVNGVPNAYFKSQFDNYLKTRPVVPQIKSQIEDFVQQLWKINQPVTHHWEIEKIG from the coding sequence ATGAAGAGGCTGCTTGTCTCGCTTATCCTGTCGATGATGGTGGCTAGCATGGCCGCAGCGGACCAAAGTCCTGCGCCTTTCCAGAACGGCGATGTCGTGTGCTTCATCGGTGACAGCATCACCCACTCGCGCAAGTACCACGGCTACATCTCCCTGTACTACCTGACGCGATTCCCGGAGCGCCAGATCCGGTTCGTGAACTGCGGCATCTCGGGGGACAGCGCCGGTGGCGGCGTTGCTCGGCTTGACTGGGACATCCTCCCGAACCGGCCGAAGGTCGTGGCCCTCATGTTCGGCATGAACGATGTCAACCGCGGCCTGTACGGAAGGGCCAATCCCGACGCGAAGAACCTGGAGTCCCGCGAGGCCGCGCTGCGCAACTACGAACAGAACATGACCAGGCTGGCGGCGGACCTGCAGGAGCAGCTACACCCGCGGTTCATCCTCATCACTCCGTCACCCTACGATGACACCGCCCAGATTGAGATCGAGAACCTCTACGGGGTGAACGACGCCCTTGGACGCTGTGGAGAGATCGGCCGCAAGCTGGCCGCGCAGATCGGCGCCGGAGTGGTCGACTTCCACGGCCCCATGACCGCGCTGAACCAGCAGGAGCAGAAGCTGAACCCTCACTACACGCTCATTGGTCCGGACCGTGTGCACCCGCTGGATGTGGGGCAGATGGTGATGGCATACCTGTTCCTCACCGCACAGCAGGTGCCCGCGACGGTCTCGACTCTGGCGCTGGACGGCGATGCTGCGACCGTGACGACGGCGGAGAACTGCACCGTCACCGAGGCCCGCTCCCTCGGCGGCAAGCTGTCCTTCGATTGCCTGGAGAAGTCGCTGCCCTTCCCCATTGATCCGGCGGCGCAGGAGGCCCTGCGACTGGTCCCGGTCGAGGCGAAACTGGATCAGCAGTTGCTGCGGGTGCGTTTCGCCGCCGACGGTAAGTACCGGCTCAGCATCGATGGCACGTCGGTCGGTGAGTGGACCCGCGACGAGTTGGCGGCTGGAGTGAACCTGGCGCTGAACACGAAGACGCCGCAGTACCAGCAGGCGGCGAAGGTGATGAGCGTCAACGAGCAGCGTCGGACGCTGGAGATCCGTCTGCGCAGCCTCGCGCAGATCCAGATCATGCTGCGGCGCGCGAAGGTCGACGAAGGCAACGATGAAGCGATCAACGCCTACTTCACCGACTACCTGGAGAAGAGCAAGGTCAACGGGGTGCCGAACGCCTACTTCAAGTCGCAGTTCGACAACTACCTCAAGACCCGGCCGGTGGTGCCGCAGATCAAGTCCCAGATCGAGGACTTCGTGCAGCAGCTTTGGAAGATCAACCAGCCTGTCACGCACCACTGGGAGATCGAGAAGATCGGCTAG